Part of the Thermodesulfovibrionales bacterium genome, TCATGAACCACTTTATGTTGCCGATATCCCATTTGCGCGGTCGCGCGATCTGCTCCTCATCCACGTGATCGGTTGGGATGCCGGTCTGGGAGAAGTCGTAGAGGAGATTATTCAGGAGAATCTGAAGGGGCTGCATCGGCAGGAAAGGCAAAAGGTAGCTCGCCCCCAGCACGCTGAACATATTACCAAAATTTGAACTGGCCCCCATGCGGATATACTTAATGATATTGGAGAAGACCTTCCGTCCCTCCAGAATGCCGTCTTCAAGGACGAGGAGGCTTTTTTCGAGGAGCACGATGTCGGCAGACTCTTTTGCCACGTCCACTGCCGAGTCCACAGAAATCCCCACATCGGCAGCGCGAAGTGCAGGAGCGTCGTTGATACCGTCACCCATATATCCCACAACGTGCCCGCACTGGCGCAACGACTCTATCACGAGTTCCTTCTGGAGCGGCGCGAGCTTTACCATCACATTCGCCTCGATGACAGACTTTGCGAGCTCTTCCCGGCTCATGCGTTCCAGGTCCTCACCGGTGACTACCCGACTGACTTCCAAGCCCACATCCCGGCATATCTTGCCGGTCACGAGCGCATTGTCGCCGGTCAGGATCTTGACTTGCACCCCTGTCTCCTGCAACAGTTTGACGGCCTTGGCAGAGGAGTCCTTGGGAGGATCGAGGAAGGCGATATAACCGAGGAGGATCAGGGCGGATTCGTCCTGGGTCGTGAACCGTGACTGCTCACGGGGGAATTCCCGGTAAGCGATGGCGAGACATCGGTAGCCCTCGTTGTTCAAACGTGAGACCTCTTCAAAAAGATCGTCTTTGATCATGTCGATCAAAGGATAAATCTCCCCGTCTAGTTGGTAGTGATCGCAGCAGGCATATACCTCTTCAACCGCGCCCTTACATATGAGGACATGGTCGTCCTCAAACTCGACCACGACGGACATCCGTCTGCGCTGAAAATCGAAGGGCAGCTCATCTACTAAACAGCAGGTGCGTTCCACTTCGAATTCCCTGTGTTCGAGGATCGCCCTGTCGAGGAGGTTGCGGTGTCCAGTCTGGTAATAGCTATTCAGGTAGCCATAA contains:
- the mgtA gene encoding magnesium-translocating P-type ATPase codes for the protein YGYLNSYYQTGHRNLLDRAILEHREFEVERTCCLVDELPFDFQRRRMSVVVEFEDDHVLICKGAVEEVYACCDHYQLDGEIYPLIDMIKDDLFEEVSRLNNEGYRCLAIAYREFPREQSRFTTQDESALILLGYIAFLDPPKDSSAKAVKLLQETGVQVKILTGDNALVTGKICRDVGLEVSRVVTGEDLERMSREELAKSVIEANVMVKLAPLQKELVIESLRQCGHVVGYMGDGINDAPALRAADVGISVDSAVDVAKESADIVLLEKSLLVLEDGILEGRKVFSNIIKYIRMGASSNFGNMFSVLGASYLLPFLPMQPLQILLNNLLYDFSQTGIPTDHVDEEQIARPRKWDIGNIKWFMIFIGPISSIFDYATFALMWFVFNSKAFLDVAQGQAGREVHAQLFQTGWFVESLLTQTLIVHIIRTKRLPFIQSRASLPMTMTTLAVMAIGIWLPYSPFADTLGFVRLPLSYWGWIAAFLFLYSVMTHKVKQWFFKKFGGE